Proteins encoded by one window of Astatotilapia calliptera chromosome 13, fAstCal1.2, whole genome shotgun sequence:
- the degs1 gene encoding sphingolipid delta(4)-desaturase DES1, whose translation MGNRVAREDYEWVYTDQPHADRRKAILAKYPKIKTLMGPDPRLKWIVCMMVVIQFVAFYLVKDLDWKWVLFWTYAFGSCINHSMTLAIHEISHNTAFGNNKAMWNRYFAIFANLPIGLPYSASFKRYHLDHHRYLGGDGIDVDIPTDFEGWFFCTRFRKFIWIILQPLFYAIRPLCINPKPITQLEMTNVAFQVTFNVLLYWLWGAKPVVYMLAGSMLGMGLHPISGHFIAEHYMFLKGHETYSYYGSLNLLTFNVGYHNEHHDFPSIPGRRLPMVKEIAAEYYADLPQYTSWVKVLYDFIMDDTISPYSRIKRKLKGEVKQE comes from the exons ATGGGAAACCGAGTCGCCCGTGAGGACTACGAATGGGTTTATACGGACCAGCCGCATGCTGACAGGAGAAAAGCGATTTTGG CCAAATATCCAAAAATCAAAACGCTGATGGGTCCTGACCCGAGGTTGAAGTGGATCGTGTGCATGATGGTGGTGATACAGTTTGTAGCTTTCTACCTGGTCAAGGACTTGGACTGGAAATGGGTTCTGTTTTGGACTTATGCATTTGGCAGTTGCATCAACCACTCAATGACCCTTGCTATTCACGAGATCTCCCACAATACAGCATTTGGAAATAACAAAGCCATGTGGAACCGCTACTTTGCCATCTTTGCCAACCTGCCGATCGGCCTGCCCTACTCTGCGTCTTTCAAACGCTATCACCTGGATCATCATCGCTACCTGGGTGGAGATGGGATTGATGTAGATATCCCCACTGATTTTGAAGGCTGGTTTTTCTGCACTCGCTTTCGCAAGTTTATCTGGATTATTCTGCAGCCACTTTTCTATGCTATACGGCCCCTTTGCATTAACCCTAAACCCATCACTCAGCTTGAGATGACCAATGTGGCTTTCCAGGTCACCTTCAATGTTCTGCTCTACTGGCTGTGGGGGGCTAAGCCTGTGGTCTACATGTTGGCTGGCTCCATGCTGGGAATGGGCTTGCATCCAATTTCTGGCCACTTCATAGCTGAGCACTACATGTTCCTGAAGGGTCACGAGACCTACTCTTATTACGGCTCTCTCAATCTGCTCACCTTCAATGTGGGTTACCACAATGAGCACCATGACTTCCCCAGCATCCCAGGACGCAGGCTGCCCATG gtaaAGGAAATTGCTGCAGAGTATTACGCTGACCTGCCTCAGTACACATCTTGGGTGAAGGTCCTATATGACTTCATCATGGACGATACCATAAGCCCATATTCACGAATCAAGAGAAAGCTGAAGGGAGAGGTCAAACAGGAGTAA